The Cataglyphis hispanica isolate Lineage 1 chromosome 5, ULB_Chis1_1.0, whole genome shotgun sequence genome has a segment encoding these proteins:
- the LOC126849707 gene encoding uncharacterized protein LOC126849707 isoform X1: protein MSIIKFILPTGLTHLVRNFAVAAAMSGNKDYNSATSIYDFTANNIKGEEVPLSKYRGHVCLIVNVASKCGLTPANYKELNELYDEYAESKGLRILAFPCNQFNGQEPGNSEDICSFADRQKVKFDLFEKIDVNGDKTHPLWAYLKKEQGGWLGSFIKWNFTKFIVDKEGKVVERHGPNVNPSKLKGSLEKYF from the exons ATGagcattataaaattcatactaCCCACCGGACTTACACACTTAGTCCGAAATTTCGCAG TTGCAGCAGCGATGAGCGGAAACAAGGATTACAATTCGGCCACATCGATTTACGATTTCACAGCCAATAATATCAAGGGAGAAGAGGTTCCTTTATCCAA ATATCGAGGTCACGTATGCTTGATCGTAAATGTCGCTTCGAAATGCGGTCTTACACCTGCAAATTACAAGGAGCTCAATGAATTGTACGACGAGTATGCCGAATCGAAAG GCCTACGAATTCTAGCATTTCCCTGTAATCAATTTAACGGGCAAGAACCAGGAAATAGCGAGGATATTTGCAGTTTCGCCGATCGCCagaaa GTAAAATTCGATTTGTTCGAAAAAATCGATGTAAACGGAGATAAAACGCATCCACTCTGGGCATATCTGAAAAAAGAGCAGGGTGGCTGGCTTGGCAGTTTCATAAAATGGAATTTCACCAAGTTTATCGTCGACAAAGAGGGCAAGGTTGTCGAACGACACGGCCCTAATGTGAATCCGAGTAAGCTGAAGGGttctctcgaaaaatatttctga
- the LOC126849707 gene encoding uncharacterized protein LOC126849707 isoform X2, with the protein MSGNKDYNSATSIYDFTANNIKGEEVPLSKYRGHVCLIVNVASKCGLTPANYKELNELYDEYAESKGLRILAFPCNQFNGQEPGNSEDICSFADRQKVKFDLFEKIDVNGDKTHPLWAYLKKEQGGWLGSFIKWNFTKFIVDKEGKVVERHGPNVNPSKLKGSLEKYF; encoded by the exons ATGAGCGGAAACAAGGATTACAATTCGGCCACATCGATTTACGATTTCACAGCCAATAATATCAAGGGAGAAGAGGTTCCTTTATCCAA ATATCGAGGTCACGTATGCTTGATCGTAAATGTCGCTTCGAAATGCGGTCTTACACCTGCAAATTACAAGGAGCTCAATGAATTGTACGACGAGTATGCCGAATCGAAAG GCCTACGAATTCTAGCATTTCCCTGTAATCAATTTAACGGGCAAGAACCAGGAAATAGCGAGGATATTTGCAGTTTCGCCGATCGCCagaaa GTAAAATTCGATTTGTTCGAAAAAATCGATGTAAACGGAGATAAAACGCATCCACTCTGGGCATATCTGAAAAAAGAGCAGGGTGGCTGGCTTGGCAGTTTCATAAAATGGAATTTCACCAAGTTTATCGTCGACAAAGAGGGCAAGGTTGTCGAACGACACGGCCCTAATGTGAATCCGAGTAAGCTGAAGGGttctctcgaaaaatatttctga